TGGCCAACAGCGCCTTCAGCTCGTCGGACATCGGGAAGTTGAGGTTCAGGCCCTTGGGCGGCACCGGGCTGGTGAACCACTTGGCGTAGATCTTGTTCACTTCGCCGGACTTGAAGGTCTTCTCCAGCGCGGTGTCCACCACCTTCTTGAACGCCGGGTCGTCCTTGCGCATCATGCAGCCGTAGATCTCGTAGGACTGCGACTTGCCGGTCACCACCCAGTTGCCCGGGTTCTTGGCCTTGGCCATCTCGCCGTACAACAGCGCGTCGTCCATCATGAAGGCGGCGGCGCGGCCGGACTCCAGCATCAGGAACGATTCGCCGTGGTCCTTGGCCGAGATCACGTTCATGCCCATATTCTTGCTGGCGTTCATCGCCTTGATCAGGCGCTCGGACGTGGTGCCGGCGGTGGTGACCACATTCTTGCCCTTCAGGTCCGGGAAGTCCTTGACGCCGGAAGTCTTGGCGGTCAGCAGGCGGGTGCCGATCTCGAAGATGCCGACCGAGAACGCCACCTGCTTGCCGCGCTCGGCGTTGTTGGTGGTGGAGCCGCACTCCAGGTCCACGGTGCCGTTCTGCACCAGCGGGATGCGGGTCTGCGAGGTGACCAGGTTGTAGCGCACCTGCAGGTTCGGCATCTTCAGTTCCTTCTTCACCTCGTCCACCACCTTGTTGGCGAGGTCAACCGAGTAGCCGATCGGCTTCTGGTTGTTGTCGTAGTACGAGAAGGGAATGGAAGAATCGCGGTTGCCGAGCACGATCACGCCGGAATCCTTGATCTTCTTCAGCGTGCCGGTCAGCTCGGCGGCGCCGGCGGGCAGCGCGGCGAGGGTGGCCATGGCGGCCAGCGTACATCCGGCGATGACGGAGGTGCGGATATGCATGGAGTTTCTCCTTATAGACTCTCTTTGCGGGTAGGCCGGCGCCGCTGTCGCGGCGCCATGATCTTCTTTGTAGTGATTGTCTAACAGTATGCTGTTATTTTTTGTTTGTGTCAGGACATAACGCAACGGGAAGCCGCGGGGCCGGAAACCCGGCCAGCCGCGGAATGTCCGTCAGCCGCGCGCGCCCTTGTCGTGCAGATGGTTGGCCAGGCGGACGAAATCCTCCACCGGCAGGTTTTCCGGACGCAGGCCGGGGTCGATGCCCAGCGCCTCCAGGTCGGCCGCGTCGGCCAGGCCCTTCAGGTTGTTGCGCAGCGTCTTGCGGCGCTGGGCGAACGCCTGGCTCACCAGCTTCTCCAGCAGCGCCTCATCGCGCGCGGTGCCGCAGCGGCCCGGCGCCGGAATCATCCGCACCACGGCGGAATCCACCTTCGGCGGCGGCCAGAACGCCTCCGGCGGCACGAACAGGATGTTTTCCATGTAGAAACGGTACTGCAGCATCACTGTCAGCCGGCCGTAATCGGCGGTGGACGGCTCGGCCACCATGCGCTCTATCACTTCCTTCTGCAGCATGAAATGCATGTCCGTCACCCGGTTGCCGTAGCTGGCCAGGTGGAACAGCAGCGGCGTGGAGATATTGTACGGCAGGTTGCCGACGATCTTCAGCGGCGCCTCGCTGACCGAGGCGAAGTCGAAGGCCAGCGCGTCGCCGGCGTGGATGGTCAGCTTGTCGGCCGGATGTTCGGCCTTGAGCCGCTCGATGATGTCGCGGTCGATCTCCACCACGTGCAGATGCTTGAGGCGCGCCAGCAACGGCTTGGTGATGGCGCCCAGCCCGGGGCCGATCTCGATGACGATGTCGTCAGGCTGCGGATTGACCGCGTGGACGATGCCGGCGATGACGCTGGCGTCCTGCAGGAAGTTCTGCCCGAAACGCTTGCGCGGGATGTGCTTGCTCATGAATTTGCCAAATCTTGGAACAGTCGCGATTGTACCCGCGCGGCGGCGAATGTCCCAAGCGATTCAGGCAGTTGGCCGCGCCGCGCGGCCGGAAGGCGCGATCAGCCGCGCGCCGGCGCGCGCCACTGCAGCGCCAGGCACAACAGCGACAGCGCGATCACCGCGCCGCCCAGCGCCAGCTCGCCCGCCACCGGCAGCGCGGCCAGCAGCGCCGACAAGGCCGACGCGAACAGCATCTGCGCGCAGCCCAGCAGCGCCGCCGCGCGGCCGGCCGATTCCGCGAACGGCGCCATCGCCAGGCCCGCCGCCGGGCCCAGCGTGAAGGCGAAGCCCACGCTCAGCACCGCGACAGGCAGCATGTAATGCCAGGCGCCGGCCTGATGAGCCAGCGCCGGCAGCAGCGCGCCGGCCGCCAGCATGATGGCGAGGCCGGTCTTCAGTACCCGGCGCGGCCCCAGCCGGCCGATCAGCCCCAGGCCGACGAAGCTGGCCGCCATGATCAACAGCGCGTTGGCGCCGAACAGCAGGCCGAAGGTGGCGGCGGACAAGCCGCCGCGCTCGATCAGCACCGTGGGCGCCAGCGTCACGTAGCTGACGATCAGGCCGAGCGCGGTGCTGCTGCAGGCGCCGTTGCGCAGCAGCGCCGGATGGCGCAGCACCTGCAGAAAACCGGGCCCCGCCGCGTCCTCCAACCGCTCCGGCCGCGTTTCCGGCATCAGCCGCGACAGCAGCGCCAGCGCCGCCAGCGCCGACACCGCCAGGAACAGGAAACAGGACTGCCAGCCGTACAGCTCGGTCAGCACCCCGCCCAGCGCCGGGGCCAGCGCCGGCACGATGTTCAGCGCGCCGTTGAGCAGGCTGTAGCGCTGCGACGCCGCGTTGCCGGAGAAACAGTCGCGGATGATGGTGAACGCGCACACCGAGCTGGCGCTGGCGCCCAGGCCCTGCAGCATCCGCGCCAGCATGAAGCTGCCCATCGAATCGCTGAGGCTGGCCAGCGCCGAGCCCAGCGCGTAGGCCAGCAGGCCGCCCAGCGCCACCGGGCGGCGGCCGGCGCGGTCGGCCAGCGGGCCGAACAAGAGCTGGCCCAGGCCCAGGCAGAACACGAACACGCTGATGCTGGCCGACACGTCGGCCTGGAAATGGCGCTGCAGCGCCGGCAGCGCGGACAGGTACAAGTCCACGCCAAGCGGATTGAACAGGATCAACAGGATGGCGGCGGCGGTGGCCGGGTTCGACTGGCGGACGGCAAGGCTGGAGTGCGACATGACGCGTGCTTCGAGGGGCGAAAGTCGACATTTTACCAAAGCTGCCCCCATTCTCCAATTTGCATAAAAATTTCATCAATGAAAATCAATGGCATATCAGCGAACGGCGATGCGATAGCGGCATTACAATCGTTCACCAAATCCCGCCCGGCGCAAGCCATTGAATCGCAAGGCCGAACGCCCGCCGGCGCCCCCCCGCCGCGCCGCGGAGATGGTTGGCTCGGGGCCGCTCTGGTAACCTAGGCGGCAGCCCAAGAACAAACGAGCAGCCTGACATGAGCACCAATGACACCCGAATATACCTGGCCTCCGGCAGCCCGCGCCGCCGCGAGATACTGGAACAGCTGGGCCTGCATCTGGAACGCATCCATGCCGACATCGACGAGTCGGTGCGGCCGGGCGAAGACGCCGTCGCCTACACCGAGCGGCTGGCCCGCGAAAAGGCCGAGGCTGGCTGGCGCGTGGTCTCCTCCTGCGGCCTGCCCGAGCGCCCGCTCCTGGCCGCCGACACCACGGTGAGCCAGGACGGCGAAATCTTCGGCAAGCCGGAAGACGCCGACGACGCCCGCCGCATGCTGCGCGCCTTTTCCGGCCGCAGCCACCAGGCGATCACCAGCGTCGCCGTGCGCGACGGCGGCAAGCTGCTCGTCAAAACCTCCATCACCGACGTGTTCTTCAAATCCCTGTCCGACGCCGAGATCGAGCGCTACATCGCCAGCGGCGAACCGTTCGACAAGGCCGGCGCCTACGGCATCCAGGGCAAGGCCGGGGTGTTCGTCGAACACATCGAAGGCAGCTACACCGGCGTGATGGGCCTGCCGGTGCACGAAACCGCGCTGCTCCTGGCCGAGTTCGGCTTCGAACTGCCATGAGCCGGGAGGGCGCCATGCTGCATCAATCGATACCGCTGCCGCGCGACCTGCCGCGGCCCCAAGAACAGATCCTGGTCAACATCACCCCGCAGGAAACCCGCGTCGCGGTGCTGGAGGAAGGCATCGTCCAGGAACTGCACGTGGAACGCGCCGCCAGCCGCGGCATCGTCGGCAACATCTACCTGGGCCAGGTGAAGCGCGTGCTGCCCGGCATGCAGAGCGCCTTCATCGAGATCGGCCTGGAGCGCGCCGCCTTCCTGCACATCGCCGACGTGCTGGAGCAGCGCCAGCACCCGACCGAGCCGCAGCGCATCGAGAAGATGCTGTTCGAAGGCCAGACCGTGCTGGTGCAGGTGATCAAGGACCCGATCGGCACCAAGGGCGCGCGGCTGTCGACGCAGATCTCGCTGGCCGGCCGTTTCCTGGTGCACCTGCCGCAGGAAGAGCACATCGGCGTGTCG
This genomic window from Chromobacterium violaceum ATCC 12472 contains:
- a CDS encoding glutamate/aspartate ABC transporter substrate-binding protein, with protein sequence MHIRTSVIAGCTLAAMATLAALPAGAAELTGTLKKIKDSGVIVLGNRDSSIPFSYYDNNQKPIGYSVDLANKVVDEVKKELKMPNLQVRYNLVTSQTRIPLVQNGTVDLECGSTTNNAERGKQVAFSVGIFEIGTRLLTAKTSGVKDFPDLKGKNVVTTAGTTSERLIKAMNASKNMGMNVISAKDHGESFLMLESGRAAAFMMDDALLYGEMAKAKNPGNWVVTGKSQSYEIYGCMMRKDDPAFKKVVDTALEKTFKSGEVNKIYAKWFTSPVPPKGLNLNFPMSDELKALLAKPTDKPAE
- the rsmA gene encoding 16S rRNA (adenine(1518)-N(6)/adenine(1519)-N(6))-dimethyltransferase RsmA, with the protein product MSKHIPRKRFGQNFLQDASVIAGIVHAVNPQPDDIVIEIGPGLGAITKPLLARLKHLHVVEIDRDIIERLKAEHPADKLTIHAGDALAFDFASVSEAPLKIVGNLPYNISTPLLFHLASYGNRVTDMHFMLQKEVIERMVAEPSTADYGRLTVMLQYRFYMENILFVPPEAFWPPPKVDSAVVRMIPAPGRCGTARDEALLEKLVSQAFAQRRKTLRNNLKGLADAADLEALGIDPGLRPENLPVEDFVRLANHLHDKGARG
- a CDS encoding multidrug effflux MFS transporter; amino-acid sequence: MSHSSLAVRQSNPATAAAILLILFNPLGVDLYLSALPALQRHFQADVSASISVFVFCLGLGQLLFGPLADRAGRRPVALGGLLAYALGSALASLSDSMGSFMLARMLQGLGASASSVCAFTIIRDCFSGNAASQRYSLLNGALNIVPALAPALGGVLTELYGWQSCFLFLAVSALAALALLSRLMPETRPERLEDAAGPGFLQVLRHPALLRNGACSSTALGLIVSYVTLAPTVLIERGGLSAATFGLLFGANALLIMAASFVGLGLIGRLGPRRVLKTGLAIMLAAGALLPALAHQAGAWHYMLPVAVLSVGFAFTLGPAAGLAMAPFAESAGRAAALLGCAQMLFASALSALLAALPVAGELALGGAVIALSLLCLALQWRAPARG
- a CDS encoding Maf family protein; translated protein: MSTNDTRIYLASGSPRRREILEQLGLHLERIHADIDESVRPGEDAVAYTERLAREKAEAGWRVVSSCGLPERPLLAADTTVSQDGEIFGKPEDADDARRMLRAFSGRSHQAITSVAVRDGGKLLVKTSITDVFFKSLSDAEIERYIASGEPFDKAGAYGIQGKAGVFVEHIEGSYTGVMGLPVHETALLLAEFGFELP